One Rhea pennata isolate bPtePen1 chromosome 3, bPtePen1.pri, whole genome shotgun sequence DNA segment encodes these proteins:
- the EPHX1 gene encoding epoxide hydrolase 1, with protein sequence MLLDILATLILGTVIYFLLSRKKEETLPFKEGWWGKGQKPDTEEDKTIRPFKVETTEEELSDLFRRLDQARLTEPLENSCFHYGTNSVYLGKVISYWKNQFNWKKQVEVLNKYPQFKTKIQGIDIHFVHVKPPRLPEGQSAKPLLMVHGWPGSFYEFYKIIPLLTDPASHGLSDEHIFEVICPSIPGYGFSEAPHKKDFDSVSAASVFYELMLRLGFSEFYAQGGDWGWLICTNLAQIAPSHMKGLHLNLASVTKMGFTHVLSVLLGRYLPGLFGFQDEDVKRMFPFLEKGLYRILMESGYAHIQATKPDTVGCGLNDSPVGLAAYILEKFSTWTDLEFRNLEDGGLERKFTLDDLLTNIMIYWVSGCIVSSMRFYKENLQKGIGTQKHEKLTVQVPTGIASFPNELMHTPQAWAQKKYTNIVSFHYMPRGGHFAALEEPELLAEDILQFVGKVEKQQLWRKKGE encoded by the exons ATGTTACTTGACATACTCGCGACATTGATTTTGGGGACAGTCATCTACTTCCTTCTTtccaggaagaaagaggagacaTTACCCTTTAAAGAGGGATGGTGGGGCAAGGGACAAAAGCCTGACACTGAAGAAGATAAAACTATTCGTCCATTTAAGGTGGAAACTACGGAAGAAGAGCTGAGT GACTTGTTTAGGAGACTTGATCAGGCTCGACTCACTGAGCCACTGGAGAACAGTTGCTTCCATTATGGAACTAATTCAGTTTATCTTGGGAAGGTTATCTCCTACTGGAAAAATCAGTTCAATTGGAAGAAACAAGTCGAAGTTCTCAATAAATACCCGCAATTCAAAACTAAGATTCAAG gtATTGATATCCATTTCGTTCATGTAAAGCCTCCTCGCTTGCCTGAAGGCCAGTCTGCAAAGCCATTATTAATGGTTCATGGCTGGCCTGGCTCATTTTATGAGTTTTACAAAATTATCCCTCTTCTGACGGACCCTGCTAGCCATGGCCTCAGTGATGAACACATTTTTGAAGTCATTTGTCCATCTATCCCTGGCTATGGCTTCTCAGAAGCACCCCACAAAAAAG acttTGATTCTGTAAGTGCTGCTTCTGTCTTTTATGAATTGATGCTGAGACTGGGATTCAGTGAGTTCTACGCACAAGGTGGTGACTGGGGCTGGCTCATCTGCACCAATCTGGCCCAGATTGCTCCCAG ccaTATGAAAGGCCTTCACTTAAATTTAGCCTCAGTTACAAAAATGGGATTCACTCACGTGCTCTCTGTTTTGCTGGGACGCTATCTTCCAGGGCTCTTTGGATTCCAGGATGAAGATGTTAAGCGGATGTTTCCCTTCTTGGAAAAAGGACTCTACAGAATCTTAATGGAGTCTGGCTATGCTCACATACAGGCTACAAAGCCTGATACTGTTg GCTGTGGTTTGAATGACTCTCCTGTAGGACTGGCTGCATACATCTTGGAGAAGTTTTCTACATGGACTGATCTGGAATTCCGTAATTTAGAGGACGGAGGACTAGAGAG GAAGTTTACCCTGGATGATCTTCTCACCAATATCATGATCTACTGGGTGTCAGGTTGTATAGTCTCCTCAATGCGtttctacaaagaaaatttGCAGAAGGGAATAGGCacacagaaacatgaaaa gCTCACAGTACAAGTACCTACTGGCATTGCCTCCTTCCCTAATGAACTCATGCACACACCCCAGGCTTGGGCCCAGAAGAAATACACCAACATAGTCTCTTTCCATTACATGCCTCGTGGTGGCCACTTTGCAGCTTTGGAGGAACCAGAACTTCTTGCTGAAGATATTCTGCAATTTGTTG